The following are encoded together in the Pectobacterium wasabiae CFBP 3304 genome:
- a CDS encoding PTS sugar transporter subunit IIB produces MNKILLCCAAGMSTSMLVQRMEKVAEKKAIAVEIKAVGFEEFNELIDEYDCCLLGPQIKYKLPEFKAIADEKEKPIAVINMVDYGMMNGEKVLNDALAMIA; encoded by the coding sequence ATGAATAAGATTTTACTCTGTTGCGCAGCAGGAATGTCTACCAGCATGCTGGTACAGCGAATGGAAAAGGTCGCCGAGAAAAAAGCGATCGCTGTTGAGATAAAAGCCGTGGGTTTTGAAGAGTTTAATGAATTGATTGATGAATATGACTGTTGCCTTTTGGGACCGCAAATCAAATATAAACTGCCTGAATTCAAAGCGATAGCTGATGAAAAAGAGAAACCAATCGCGGTTATTAATATGGTTGATTACGGCATGATGAATGGGGAAAAAGTCCTTAACGATGCCTTGGCGATGATTGCGTAG
- a CDS encoding LacI family DNA-binding transcriptional regulator, with translation MVTMLDVAKKAGVSKATVSRVLTGNNYVSKTTRDRVFQAIEEIGYRPNLLARQLATSKSQIIGLVVTNTLYSGPYFSELLFQTATMTEKYGRQLIMADGKHSAEEEREAIQFLLDLRCDAVIIYPRFLSIEALESIIEQHEQPIMVVNRTLHQHSDNGICTDHQQHSHDAVNYLIAQGHRDIAFICGSSNSPTGTSRLAGYRQALVDNGIPCDDRLVAPGDWTHDSGYAAAKALLQRAAAFSALVASNDDMAIGAAKALREHGLAIPQDVSLLGFDDLPMASWFYPPLTTVHVPVAEMINYTLEKLLCRLEGETVVPAPAFKGTLIIRDSVRKGPAA, from the coding sequence ATGGTAACCATGCTCGATGTCGCAAAAAAAGCCGGTGTCTCTAAGGCCACCGTATCACGCGTGCTAACGGGGAATAATTACGTCAGCAAAACCACGCGGGATCGGGTATTCCAGGCCATTGAAGAGATTGGTTATCGGCCCAACCTGCTGGCTCGCCAGCTCGCCACGAGCAAATCGCAAATCATTGGTTTGGTCGTGACCAACACGCTGTACAGCGGCCCCTACTTCAGTGAATTACTGTTCCAAACGGCAACCATGACGGAAAAATACGGCCGTCAACTCATCATGGCGGATGGCAAACACAGCGCTGAAGAAGAACGGGAAGCGATCCAATTCCTACTCGATTTACGCTGCGATGCCGTCATTATCTATCCGCGCTTTCTGTCTATCGAGGCGCTGGAAAGCATTATCGAACAGCATGAACAGCCGATCATGGTCGTGAATCGTACACTGCATCAGCACAGTGATAACGGTATCTGCACCGATCACCAGCAACACAGCCATGATGCCGTCAATTACCTGATTGCGCAGGGTCACCGTGATATCGCGTTTATCTGCGGATCGTCAAACTCCCCCACCGGTACAAGCAGGCTGGCAGGCTATCGACAGGCGTTAGTAGACAACGGAATTCCCTGTGATGACAGGCTGGTGGCACCAGGCGACTGGACCCATGACAGCGGTTATGCGGCGGCAAAGGCGCTGCTTCAACGAGCTGCCGCCTTCAGCGCGCTGGTTGCCAGCAATGACGACATGGCGATTGGTGCGGCGAAAGCGCTGCGTGAGCACGGCCTCGCAATCCCACAGGATGTTTCACTGCTGGGGTTCGACGATTTACCCATGGCATCATGGTTCTACCCGCCTCTCACTACCGTGCACGTGCCCGTCGCCGAGATGATCAACTATACCCTTGAGAAACTGCTATGTCGGTTAGAGGGGGAAACCGTCGTACCTGCACCCGCCTTCAAAGGCACATTAATCATCCGCGATTCCGTTCGCAAAGGCCCTGCCGCCTAA